Below is a window of Caldilineales bacterium DNA.
GCGGATCGATTGCTCGGTCTGGACGGCGGCAAATTTGAGGACGCGCGCCTTGGAATGGCGGACGAATGGCTCGACGCCGAAATCATCGATGTCCTTCTTGGTGCTGAAGCCCAGATCGCGCTCGACGTGGATCTCGACCCACAGACCCTGGCAGTCGAAGCCGTTCTGATAGCGCAGTTCGCGGCCGCGCATCGACCAGAAGCGGTTGTAGAGGTCTTTGTAGGTGCGACCCCAGCCGTGGTGCACGCCCATGGGGTTGTTGGCGGTGATGGGGCCGTCGATGAACGACCATTTGGGCTGGCCCTGGCGCAGGGCGCGCAACTTCGCGAAGGCCTGGCTTTGTTGCCAGAATTCGAGCACCGCGTGCTCCTGCTTGACGAAATCGACGTCGGAGAGAACGTCCTGAAAAGGCATGAAGGGACTCCTGGCGCTAAGGTGCGAGTCGGTTCGGTAGCCGGTATCTGCTCAGCCGGGCCGATTCGCCGTGAAGAACCCGTCCCACCGCAACTCCTTCATCTGCGGGCGGGGGTGTTTGGCCAGGCGGATCGCCATGTCGGCCATGGCCTTGACCGCCCATTCGAAGTAGAAGGGCGTCAGCGAATAGATGTCCATGTCGGGGGCGGGGTTCATGAAGTCGATGGCGTAGGGGATGCCGTCGCGCACCGCCCACTCGGCCGAATTCATGTCATAGCCCAGCGCCCGCACCAGCTTGAGCGAATCACCCACCACGCGCGCCCCTAACTCCGGGCTCATGTGCTCGTGCTCCTGGATGTACTTGCGCTCGTGCGGGTCGTACTTGATCGGCATGATCTCTTCCTGGCCCAGGCAGATGCAGCGGATGTAGTGATCCCACTTGATGAATTCCTGCAACACCATCGTCCGCAAGCCGGTGTGGTTGTAATAGTAGATCAGCTCATCCATGGTGTGGCAGATGAAGACATCCTTCCAGCCGCCGCCGTGGGCGTCTTTCAAGACGCAGGGCAGACCGACATAGTCGATGATCGCCTGCCAATCCAGCGGATACTTGAGGTTGCGCAGGCTTTCGGTGTGGACGATGCCGGGAACATAGTCCTTGTTGGGGAGCACCATCGTCTTGGGGGAGGCCACACCCAGGCTGGTGGCCAGGGCGGCGCCGAAGAATTTATCATCGGCCGTCCACATGAAAGGGTTGTTGACCACCGTCACGCCCTGCAAAACCGCGTATTTGAGGAAGCTGCGATAGTAGGGCACCTCATGCGAAATGCGGTCGATGATGACGGCGTAGTCCAGCACTTCGTCCATGCGGGTGCCGCCCAACTGCACGAACTCGGCCACCACGCCCTGGTCGCGCTTATTGACTTCTTCGATAAACTCCGGCGGGAACGACCACTCGCGCCCGACCAATAGACCAACTTTCAGTGTCATATCAAACAATCTCCTCTAGGGGAATTTCGGATTGCGGATTTTGGATTGCGAAATGCGAATTTTGGATTGCGAAATGGATAGATCACGAATGGCACGAATGGACGAATGGCACGAATAGAGCCACCTGCGACCTGCCGCCTGCGACCTGCCACTTGCGACCTGCCACCTGCGACCTGCGACCTGCCACCTGCGACCTGCGACCTGCGACCTGCCACCTGCGACCTGCGACCTGCCACCTGAGACCTGCGACCTGCCACCTGCCTTCTTCAACTCGGCCCACTCAAATACAACTTGACCATCTCCTTCCACCACGGCCAGTCGTGCGCCCAGCCTTTCCAGATGCGCAGGGCGTGCCAGATGCTTTTCTCCCACAGCAGCCGCGAGAAATCTTCGGTGTCGCGACGCTTGGGCTCGTCTTCGCTCGTGGTCAGGATGATGTCCATCCGCCGCATCGCCGCCAGCCGGTGCGGGTCATGCTCGTTGGCGATGAAATCGACCGGGTTGTTGAAATAGACATTGTCGTCGTTGTGCCCATCCATCCAGCCGCGGATGTCGTACATCCCGTTCATGGCCAGCACGCGGCCCACCAGGTGCGGATGCTTGAAGGCGAAATTCACGGCATGATAGGCGCCGAAACTGGCCCCGGTGACGATCAGAAAGGGGTTCGGGTTGTGTTGGCTGAACGGGATCACCTCGCGGGTGAGGTACATATCGTATTGCTCGTGCCGCCAGGCGCGGTCACCCGGCCATTTCCAATTTGCATACCAGCTCTCCTCATCCACGCTATCCACACAGAAAGCCTGTAACCAGCCCTGTTCCAGCGGTTGGCGCAGCGTCTCGAACATCCCGCGGTCTTCCCACTCGTAGAACTTGCCCTTCGAGGTGGGGAAGACCAGCATCCTGGCCCCCCCATGCCCAAAGACCAACATCTCCATTTCCTTCCCCAACGCCGGGCTGTACCAACGATGATGTTCGCGTCTCATCCTTCCAGCTCCCACACATCCATCGACAACACCGCCTTGTGCTCGTGTTCGGCCTGCCAATCGCTGGCCGCCTTC
It encodes the following:
- a CDS encoding esterase, coding for MRREHHRWYSPALGKEMEMLVFGHGGARMLVFPTSKGKFYEWEDRGMFETLRQPLEQGWLQAFCVDSVDEESWYANWKWPGDRAWRHEQYDMYLTREVIPFSQHNPNPFLIVTGASFGAYHAVNFAFKHPHLVGRVLAMNGMYDIRGWMDGHNDDNVYFNNPVDFIANEHDPHRLAAMRRMDIILTTSEDEPKRRDTEDFSRLLWEKSIWHALRIWKGWAHDWPWWKEMVKLYLSGPS